Proteins encoded by one window of Deinococcus radiodurans R1 = ATCC 13939 = DSM 20539:
- a CDS encoding DUF3995 domain-containing protein: MNTGAFRAVQIACALGLVHAAFSLYWALGGRWLLDTVGQGAVDLARQQPQTAFWLLLAVALFKGAAAIIPLLNAQGRMPWPGLWRGMSWVGSVFLILYGGVFAITAGLVLTGVVHPAGDIDRMGMVGHALLWDPLFLLWGVFLLAHLWLTRRHA, encoded by the coding sequence GTGAACACTGGGGCCTTCCGGGCAGTGCAGATAGCCTGCGCGCTGGGCCTCGTTCACGCCGCGTTTAGCTTGTACTGGGCGCTGGGCGGGCGCTGGCTGCTGGATACCGTGGGGCAAGGAGCGGTAGACCTGGCCCGGCAGCAGCCCCAGACAGCGTTTTGGCTCCTGCTGGCGGTGGCCCTGTTTAAAGGAGCGGCGGCGATCATTCCCCTGCTGAACGCGCAGGGGCGCATGCCCTGGCCGGGGCTCTGGCGCGGCATGAGCTGGGTGGGCAGTGTGTTCCTCATCCTCTACGGTGGCGTATTTGCCATCACCGCCGGGCTGGTTCTGACCGGCGTGGTCCACCCGGCTGGTGACATTGACCGGATGGGCATGGTGGGTCACGCTTTGCTGTGGGATCCGCTGTTTTTGCTGTGGGGCGTCTTTTTGCTGGCGCACCTGTGGCTGACCCGGAGGCACGCTTGA
- a CDS encoding aspartate carbamoyltransferase catalytic subunit, protein MTAASSAGPRPRHLLDFQDWTPERLEAVLDNADTMLQVLDRPVKKVPALQGLTVCTAFFENSTRTRTSFELAARRMSADVVSFAAGNSSVSKGESLRDTIEVLTAYKVDAYVVRHHAAGAAHLVAKYSGKPVINAGDGRRAHPTQALLDAYTIRQEYGSLEGKKVAIIGDIRHSRVARSNAELLPKLGAEVVLCGPATLLPPDLAGQPGVRLTTDPREAVRGAHAVMALRLQQERMNGGYLASLQEYADTYQVNETLMREAESGAIVLHPGPMNRDLEISTEAADGPRSRIIRQVENGQAVRMSVLYHLLVGRA, encoded by the coding sequence ATGACTGCCGCCTCCTCTGCCGGCCCCCGCCCCCGGCACCTGCTGGACTTTCAGGACTGGACGCCTGAGCGCTTAGAGGCCGTGCTCGACAACGCCGATACCATGCTGCAAGTGCTCGACCGCCCGGTGAAAAAGGTGCCCGCGCTGCAAGGATTGACCGTCTGCACCGCCTTTTTCGAGAACAGCACCCGCACCCGCACGTCCTTTGAACTCGCCGCCCGCCGCATGAGCGCCGACGTGGTGAGTTTCGCCGCCGGGAACAGCAGCGTGAGCAAGGGCGAGAGCCTGCGCGACACCATCGAAGTGCTGACCGCCTACAAGGTGGACGCCTACGTGGTGCGCCACCACGCCGCCGGCGCCGCGCATCTGGTCGCCAAGTACAGCGGCAAACCCGTCATCAACGCGGGGGACGGGCGGCGGGCGCACCCCACGCAGGCGCTGCTCGACGCCTACACCATCCGGCAGGAATACGGCTCGCTGGAAGGCAAAAAGGTCGCCATCATCGGGGATATTCGGCACAGCCGGGTCGCCCGCTCGAACGCCGAGCTGCTGCCCAAGCTGGGCGCCGAGGTCGTGTTGTGCGGCCCCGCCACCCTGCTGCCCCCCGACCTCGCCGGGCAACCGGGCGTGCGGCTGACCACCGACCCGCGTGAAGCGGTGCGCGGCGCCCACGCGGTGATGGCGCTGCGGCTGCAACAGGAGCGCATGAATGGCGGTTACCTCGCCAGTTTGCAGGAGTACGCCGATACCTATCAGGTCAACGAGACGCTGATGCGGGAGGCCGAGAGCGGCGCCATCGTGCTGCACCCCGGCCCGATGAACCGTGACCTGGAAATCAGCACCGAGGCCGCCGACGGCCCGCGCAGCCGCATTATCCGGCAGGTCGAAAATGGGCAAGCAGTCCGCATGAGCGTGCTGTATCACCTGCTGGTGGGGCGGGCCTAA
- the pyrR gene encoding bifunctional pyr operon transcriptional regulator/uracil phosphoribosyltransferase PyrR gives MTAPKATILSSDEIRRALTRIAHEIIERNKGAENLAIIGVHTRGIPLAERLASKLSELEGVEVPRGMLDITLYRDDLSEVARQPIIRETQVPFDLADRRVILVDDVLYTGRTVRAALDALIDLGRPEGIQLAVLVDRGHRELPIRADYVGKNLPTAKHEVVKVKLQETDGTDIVELFDPEDLQ, from the coding sequence ATGACCGCCCCCAAGGCCACCATTCTGAGCAGTGACGAGATTCGCCGCGCCCTGACGCGCATCGCCCACGAGATCATCGAGCGCAATAAAGGCGCCGAGAACCTCGCCATCATCGGGGTGCACACGCGCGGGATTCCGCTTGCCGAGCGCCTGGCGAGCAAACTCAGCGAACTCGAAGGCGTCGAGGTGCCGCGCGGCATGCTCGACATCACGCTCTACCGCGACGACCTCTCCGAAGTCGCACGGCAGCCGATCATCCGCGAAACGCAGGTGCCGTTCGACCTCGCGGACCGCCGGGTGATTCTGGTGGACGACGTGCTCTACACCGGACGCACCGTGCGCGCCGCGCTCGACGCCCTGATCGACCTGGGGCGTCCGGAAGGGATTCAACTCGCTGTGCTGGTGGACCGGGGGCACCGCGAGCTGCCGATTCGGGCCGACTACGTGGGCAAAAACCTGCCCACCGCCAAGCACGAGGTCGTGAAGGTGAAGTTGCAGGAAACCGACGGCACCGACATCGTGGAGTTGTTCGACCCGGAGGACCTGCAATGA
- a CDS encoding MerR family transcriptional regulator, whose translation MKIGEFAARSGVPARLLRYYEEQGLLRPERRDNGYREYSADMLASAAQIRGLLEAGLPISIIRDILPCLGGEEIYLERLTPRTRQRLEHERSRIDARIRCLKRNREALDAYLKAVPLTWGEDGTPAPDGGTERLQRK comes from the coding sequence ATGAAGATAGGAGAATTTGCGGCCCGCAGTGGGGTTCCGGCGCGTCTGCTGAGATACTACGAGGAACAGGGTCTCCTGCGGCCGGAGCGGCGCGACAACGGCTACCGGGAGTACAGCGCCGACATGCTGGCGAGCGCGGCGCAGATTCGCGGGCTGCTGGAGGCGGGGCTGCCCATCAGCATCATTCGCGACATTCTGCCGTGTCTGGGCGGAGAGGAAATCTATCTGGAGCGCCTGACCCCGCGCACCCGGCAACGGCTGGAACACGAGCGCAGCCGCATCGACGCCCGGATTCGCTGCCTGAAACGCAACCGCGAGGCGCTCGACGCTTACCTGAAAGCCGTCCCGCTGACCTGGGGCGAGGACGGTACTCCCGCGCCTGACGGGGGCACGGAGAGGCTCCAGCGCAAGTGA
- a CDS encoding DMT family transporter, with product MTSSSPGPASPFSHVRLAGPLLLLIAAGALLPGQFAVNTALARQVGSVVLAGTVSYGVGSLLLLLLLGLGRATPDWAAGRRAPAWAWLGGVVGSAYVVGSVVLTRELGAGLATTLVIAAQLLTALLLDHFGWLGLTRRPLNRRRTAAALLALAGLALRLWGTR from the coding sequence ATGACTTCTTCGTCTCCCGGACCGGCTTCTCCCTTTTCACACGTGCGGCTGGCTGGGCCGCTGCTGCTCCTCATCGCAGCCGGGGCTTTGCTGCCGGGGCAATTCGCGGTCAACACGGCGCTGGCCCGGCAAGTCGGCTCGGTGGTGCTGGCGGGCACGGTGTCGTACGGCGTGGGCTCTTTGCTGCTGCTTTTGCTGCTGGGCCTGGGACGGGCCACCCCGGACTGGGCCGCCGGGCGCCGCGCTCCGGCCTGGGCGTGGCTCGGCGGTGTGGTGGGCAGCGCCTACGTGGTGGGGAGCGTGGTGCTGACGCGCGAACTCGGGGCGGGGCTGGCGACCACTCTGGTTATCGCGGCGCAGCTTCTCACGGCCCTGCTGCTCGACCACTTCGGCTGGCTGGGCCTGACCCGGCGCCCGCTCAACCGGCGGCGGACAGCGGCGGCCCTCCTCGCGCTCGCCGGACTGGCGCTGCGGCTGTGGGGAACGCGGTGA
- a CDS encoding DMT family transporter, whose product MKWLVLLGTLGAGLGLSAGGAFNLRLLRGLRVPLAASLVNFLVGTTVLGVLWLLGVDGHRPDHWPPLWTLLGGVLGAAYVTLNVTGAARYGVGVSTVAVTLGQMLGALLLGSRGWFGQTAQAPGAPAWLSAALLLGAVVLLAQDRQAAENPAPPKQED is encoded by the coding sequence GTGAAGTGGCTGGTGCTGCTCGGCACCCTGGGGGCGGGGCTGGGCCTGTCGGCGGGGGGAGCGTTCAACCTGCGCCTTCTGCGTGGCCTGCGGGTGCCGCTGGCGGCCAGCCTGGTCAACTTTCTGGTGGGAACCACGGTGCTGGGGGTGTTGTGGTTGCTGGGGGTGGACGGCCACCGCCCGGACCACTGGCCACCGCTGTGGACCCTCCTCGGCGGCGTGCTCGGCGCTGCCTACGTCACCCTGAACGTCACTGGCGCCGCCCGCTACGGCGTGGGCGTCAGCACCGTGGCCGTTACCCTCGGGCAGATGCTCGGGGCCTTGCTGCTCGGGTCGCGCGGCTGGTTCGGACAGACGGCGCAGGCGCCCGGCGCCCCAGCCTGGCTCAGCGCGGCCCTGCTCCTCGGCGCGGTGGTGCTGCTGGCCCAGGACCGTCAAGCGGCGGAGAATCCAGCACCTCCTAAGCAGGAAGATTAG
- a CDS encoding Hsp20/alpha crystallin family protein encodes MMRFDPFREIEELTQRMDRAFASGGAQTTRFAPPVDVHEDEQGLELTLDIPGVKPEDIQIEAENQTLTVQAERRYSRGEGRTAHRVERAYGTFTRTFSVPAKYDLTKVEADFDHGTLNLRVPRSEAAQKRSISVRSGGQLAQPKTVEAEQPEPTVQPSADTAATE; translated from the coding sequence ATGATGCGATTTGATCCTTTCCGTGAAATCGAAGAACTGACCCAGCGTATGGACCGCGCCTTCGCGTCCGGCGGCGCCCAGACCACCCGGTTTGCCCCGCCCGTGGACGTACATGAGGACGAGCAGGGCCTCGAACTGACCTTGGACATTCCCGGCGTCAAGCCCGAAGACATCCAGATCGAAGCTGAAAACCAGACCCTGACCGTGCAGGCCGAGCGCCGCTACAGCCGGGGCGAAGGCCGCACCGCGCACCGTGTCGAGCGCGCCTACGGCACCTTTACCCGCACTTTCAGTGTGCCCGCCAAGTACGACCTGACCAAAGTCGAGGCCGATTTCGACCATGGCACCCTGAACCTGCGCGTGCCTCGCAGCGAAGCCGCCCAGAAGCGTTCCATCAGCGTCCGCAGCGGCGGACAGCTCGCTCAGCCGAAGACGGTGGAAGCCGAGCAGCCTGAACCTACCGTGCAGCCAAGCGCCGACACCGCCGCCACGGAATAA
- a CDS encoding DUF4384 domain-containing protein: MNKTNKALTASLALGLGLTLSAAHASPSKITAQSIIVNPAPTELKVDVWTDKDATGNANPTYRIGDPISVGVKVNQDAYVYLFNVNADGAIDLFFPNGYEDSNFVKAGTARVFPRQGAKYALNIGGPAGQDKLLALASAKALSLDDIAKFAGDQGFAQVGIKGQQNLAKALSIIVNPLPANSWVTDVAFFRVNGTQASDPIKPAPNASIAPGERQDGSIDQAMADAYDRLKGQASLGDPTIYATRWADGWWQRFEGVGAYGDAVLLHANGSSRAYAVHGAIFKRYLDLARAENGVTRPPSRLGWAAGDEKVIPRNTYGTSGLYGFFQNGALYSTEKYGTFWLQGAVLKTYQGLGGSGSFLGFPLRDQYQVNGAWTADFEGGSIRTVNGVAKVYRK; the protein is encoded by the coding sequence ATGAACAAGACGAACAAAGCCCTGACCGCTTCGCTCGCCCTGGGCCTCGGCCTGACCCTCTCCGCCGCGCACGCCAGCCCCTCCAAAATCACGGCGCAGAGCATCATCGTCAACCCGGCGCCCACCGAACTGAAGGTGGACGTGTGGACCGACAAGGACGCGACCGGCAACGCCAACCCGACCTACCGCATCGGCGACCCCATCAGCGTGGGCGTCAAGGTCAACCAGGACGCTTACGTCTACCTGTTCAACGTGAACGCCGACGGCGCCATCGACCTGTTTTTCCCCAACGGCTACGAGGACAGCAACTTCGTCAAGGCGGGCACCGCGCGCGTCTTTCCCCGGCAGGGCGCCAAGTACGCCCTGAACATCGGCGGCCCGGCGGGACAGGACAAGCTGCTCGCGCTGGCGAGTGCCAAGGCGCTCTCGCTCGACGACATCGCCAAGTTCGCGGGCGACCAGGGCTTCGCGCAGGTGGGCATCAAGGGCCAGCAGAACCTCGCCAAGGCCCTGAGCATCATCGTCAACCCGCTGCCCGCGAACAGCTGGGTGACCGACGTGGCCTTCTTCCGGGTCAATGGAACGCAAGCGAGTGATCCGATCAAGCCCGCCCCCAACGCCAGCATTGCCCCCGGTGAGCGGCAGGACGGCAGCATCGACCAGGCGATGGCCGACGCCTACGACCGCCTCAAGGGGCAAGCCAGCCTCGGCGACCCCACCATCTACGCGACCCGCTGGGCCGACGGCTGGTGGCAGCGCTTCGAGGGCGTGGGCGCTTACGGCGACGCAGTACTCCTTCACGCCAACGGCAGCAGCCGGGCTTACGCGGTCCACGGCGCCATCTTCAAGCGGTATCTCGACTTGGCCCGCGCTGAAAACGGCGTGACGCGGCCCCCCAGCCGCCTCGGTTGGGCCGCCGGCGACGAAAAAGTCATTCCCCGCAACACCTACGGTACCAGCGGCCTGTACGGCTTTTTCCAGAACGGCGCGCTCTACTCCACCGAAAAGTACGGCACCTTCTGGCTCCAGGGCGCGGTCCTTAAGACCTACCAGGGCCTCGGCGGCAGCGGCTCCTTCCTCGGCTTCCCGCTGCGTGACCAGTATCAGGTCAACGGTGCCTGGACCGCCGACTTCGAGGGCGGCAGCATCCGCACCGTGAACGGCGTGGCGAAGGTGTACCGCAAGTAA
- a CDS encoding ATP-dependent Clp protease ATP-binding subunit: MTNRFDDRARLVFHYAREEGNRLGHAMVGPEHLLLGLMREGGSAAQILGEFGATLDSLRRKVEDIIGRGEGSRLNDAPSITPRARRVMELSGAEARALGSQTTSTQHILLGIIREGDGVAFRILQDLTKDVETIRWRILAEDSGEGGKAAKPVPTPFLDEYGRDLTKWAREGKLDPVIGRSEEIRRVTQILTRRTKNNPVLIGDPGVGKTAIVEGLALAIHEQRTPPSLHGVRLISLDLSGVVAGTKYRGEFEERLRQIIEELRTAKVMAFIDELHTLVGAGGAEGTLDAANILKPALSRGEIQVIGATTTGEYHRYIEKDAALERRFQPVIVLEPSPAETLQILRGLKPKYEEHHGVQIPDSALELAVRIGERSLPGRNFPDKAIDLIDEAASRVRLNMSVGLPVAENESGEPMVTREDMESVINSMGGIYSEETGAALIDLEEQLNDQVYGQPDAVKALTSAMRRARVGLGGRTRVSASFLFVGPSGVGKTHLAKALARTLFGSERALIRVDMSEFQEGHSISKLIGSPPGYVGFEQGGRLTEAVRRQPFSVILLDEIEKAHPDIYNTFLQVLDDGRLTDGQGRTVDFRRTVIIMTSNTGFNVNPTVGFSPVTPDSNAPLRNIFTPEFLDRLDDVIRFKSLGEDELVRVAQQLLGEMREELASRELNVTFDPAIAAWVVGKLKARSPKHAVGSSRQLRTLLREELEDPLALYLIGSDARDLRVVLGENSIDFEQVERSAPPQILA, from the coding sequence ATGACCAACCGATTCGATGACCGCGCCCGGCTCGTCTTTCACTACGCCCGTGAAGAGGGCAACCGTCTGGGCCACGCGATGGTCGGGCCCGAACATCTGCTGCTGGGCCTGATGCGCGAGGGAGGAAGCGCCGCGCAGATTCTGGGCGAGTTCGGGGCCACCCTCGACTCGCTGCGCCGCAAGGTCGAGGACATCATTGGCCGCGGCGAGGGCAGCCGCCTCAACGACGCCCCGAGCATCACGCCCCGCGCCCGCCGGGTGATGGAGCTTTCGGGCGCCGAGGCCCGCGCCCTGGGCTCGCAGACCACCTCCACCCAGCACATCCTGCTCGGCATTATTCGGGAGGGCGACGGGGTGGCGTTCCGCATCCTGCAAGACCTCACCAAGGATGTCGAGACGATTCGCTGGCGCATCCTGGCCGAGGACAGCGGTGAGGGCGGCAAGGCGGCCAAGCCGGTGCCCACGCCTTTTCTCGACGAGTACGGGCGCGACCTGACGAAGTGGGCCCGCGAGGGCAAACTCGACCCGGTGATTGGCCGCTCGGAGGAAATCCGGCGCGTGACCCAGATCCTGACCCGGCGCACCAAGAACAACCCGGTGCTGATCGGCGACCCCGGCGTGGGCAAGACCGCAATTGTGGAAGGACTGGCACTCGCCATTCACGAGCAGCGCACGCCGCCCTCGCTGCATGGGGTGCGGCTCATCAGCCTGGACCTCAGCGGCGTGGTCGCGGGCACCAAGTACCGCGGTGAATTCGAAGAGCGCCTGCGCCAGATTATCGAGGAACTGCGGACCGCTAAAGTCATGGCCTTCATCGACGAGCTGCACACCCTGGTCGGGGCGGGCGGCGCGGAAGGCACCCTCGACGCAGCCAACATCCTCAAGCCGGCGCTCTCACGCGGCGAAATTCAGGTGATCGGCGCGACTACTACCGGCGAATATCACCGCTACATCGAGAAGGACGCCGCCCTCGAACGGCGCTTCCAGCCGGTGATCGTGCTGGAACCCAGCCCCGCCGAGACACTGCAAATCCTGCGTGGCCTCAAGCCCAAGTACGAGGAGCACCACGGCGTGCAGATTCCCGACTCGGCGCTCGAACTCGCCGTGCGCATCGGCGAGCGCAGCCTGCCGGGGCGCAACTTCCCCGACAAGGCCATCGACCTGATCGACGAAGCTGCCAGCCGGGTGCGCCTGAACATGAGCGTGGGCCTGCCGGTCGCCGAAAACGAAAGCGGCGAGCCGATGGTCACCCGCGAAGACATGGAAAGCGTCATCAACTCGATGGGCGGTATCTACTCCGAGGAAACCGGGGCGGCGCTCATCGACCTCGAAGAGCAGCTCAACGACCAGGTGTACGGCCAGCCCGACGCGGTCAAGGCCCTGACGAGCGCCATGCGCCGCGCCCGGGTAGGCCTCGGCGGACGCACCCGCGTGTCGGCCTCCTTCCTGTTCGTGGGGCCGAGCGGCGTAGGCAAGACGCACCTCGCCAAGGCGCTCGCCCGCACGCTGTTCGGCAGTGAACGGGCACTGATCCGGGTGGACATGTCCGAGTTTCAGGAAGGGCACTCCATCTCCAAGCTCATCGGGTCGCCTCCCGGCTACGTGGGCTTCGAGCAGGGCGGACGCCTGACCGAAGCCGTGCGCCGCCAGCCCTTCAGCGTGATTTTGCTCGACGAAATCGAGAAGGCGCACCCCGACATCTACAACACCTTCTTGCAGGTGCTCGACGACGGGCGCCTTACCGATGGGCAGGGCCGCACGGTGGATTTCCGCCGCACCGTCATCATCATGACGAGCAACACCGGCTTCAACGTCAATCCGACGGTGGGCTTCTCCCCCGTCACGCCCGACTCCAACGCGCCGCTGCGCAACATCTTTACCCCCGAGTTTCTGGACCGCCTCGACGACGTGATTCGCTTCAAGTCGCTCGGCGAGGACGAACTGGTGCGGGTGGCGCAGCAACTGCTCGGCGAAATGCGCGAGGAACTCGCCAGCCGCGAGCTGAACGTGACCTTCGACCCGGCGATTGCCGCCTGGGTGGTCGGCAAGCTCAAGGCCCGCTCGCCCAAGCACGCGGTGGGCAGCTCGCGGCAGCTGCGTACTCTGCTGCGTGAGGAACTCGAAGACCCGCTGGCGCTCTACCTCATCGGCTCCGACGCCCGTGACTTACGGGTGGTGCTCGGCGAAAACAGCATCGACTTCGAGCAGGTCGAGCGCTCGGCGCCGCCGCAGATTCTGGCCTGA
- a CDS encoding PIN/TRAM domain-containing protein — MMFFRLALMALGLVLGYSGGQILALSGPPETAAINTVSLMLAGALSALLLAPRAEKFALRWAERFRTWYERLAPTTVAAATFGLIVALLLSVLLTSLLRGLPFYSWLLSVAVTAILAAFFMTYAVRNADAFGALSFAQVRRKPGGKILDSNVIIDGRIVALAQTGFLDGDLIVPAFILRELQTLSDNADANKRTRGKRGLSVLEELRELRPLRIEDWDDPHLPTTDDKLIRLARETGAKLLTNDTNLAKVAKLHGLDILSIHEAAVALRPQLQAGDTLTVTISKGGQQQGQGVGYLEDGTMVVVEEGLKLRGKPAHVVVVNNVQTNVGRMIFAKLDREQP; from the coding sequence ATGATGTTCTTTCGTCTCGCCCTGATGGCGCTGGGGTTGGTGCTGGGATACAGCGGCGGGCAGATCCTGGCGCTCAGCGGTCCGCCCGAAACCGCCGCCATCAACACCGTCAGCCTGATGCTGGCGGGCGCCCTGTCGGCGCTGCTCCTCGCGCCGCGCGCCGAGAAATTCGCGCTGCGCTGGGCCGAGCGCTTCCGGACGTGGTACGAGCGGCTCGCGCCGACCACGGTGGCGGCGGCGACTTTCGGGTTGATCGTGGCGCTGCTGCTCAGCGTGCTGCTGACCAGTCTGCTGCGCGGCCTGCCGTTTTACTCGTGGCTGCTGAGCGTGGCCGTAACTGCCATCCTGGCTGCCTTTTTCATGACCTACGCGGTCCGCAACGCCGACGCGTTCGGGGCGCTGTCGTTCGCGCAGGTGCGGCGCAAGCCCGGCGGCAAAATTCTGGATTCCAACGTGATTATCGACGGGCGCATCGTGGCGCTCGCGCAGACGGGGTTTCTCGACGGGGATCTGATCGTGCCGGCCTTTATCCTGCGCGAGTTGCAGACGCTGTCGGACAATGCCGACGCCAACAAGCGCACGCGCGGCAAACGCGGCCTGAGCGTCCTTGAAGAACTGCGCGAGCTGCGGCCCCTGCGGATCGAGGACTGGGACGACCCCCACCTGCCCACCACCGACGACAAACTGATTCGGCTCGCCCGCGAAACGGGGGCCAAGCTGCTCACCAACGACACCAACCTCGCCAAGGTCGCCAAGCTGCACGGGCTCGATATCCTCAGCATCCACGAGGCGGCAGTGGCGCTGCGCCCCCAACTTCAGGCGGGCGACACCCTGACCGTCACCATCAGTAAGGGCGGGCAGCAGCAGGGGCAGGGCGTGGGCTACCTCGAAGACGGCACCATGGTGGTCGTCGAGGAAGGCCTGAAACTGCGTGGCAAGCCCGCCCACGTGGTCGTCGTCAACAACGTGCAGACCAACGTGGGCCGCATGATCTTCGCCAAGCTCGACCGCGAGCAGCCCTGA
- a CDS encoding metallophosphoesterase: MRVFAIADLHLSTAQPKPMTVFGPGWAGHPEAIWEHWRGLVRPEDVVLLPGDLSWAMRLPEALTDLRLLSDLPGTKVLLRGNHDYWWPTASRLRAALPPDQLAVVNDAVRLGNVVIGGSRGWLTPGYEPLSAEDERLLTREAERLRLSVGAAERLRQPGDHFILMLHYPPASPPYPANPLMKVVTEARPDVVVYGHLHGVPPERAMSYVGGIPAHLVAADGLRFRPRLLLDTGEAAPPTFQP, from the coding sequence ATGCGCGTGTTTGCCATTGCCGACCTGCACCTGTCCACGGCACAGCCCAAGCCGATGACGGTGTTCGGGCCGGGCTGGGCCGGGCACCCGGAGGCGATCTGGGAGCACTGGCGAGGGCTGGTGCGCCCGGAAGACGTGGTGCTGCTCCCCGGCGACCTGTCGTGGGCGATGCGGCTGCCCGAGGCACTCACCGACCTGCGGCTGCTGAGCGACCTCCCCGGCACCAAGGTGCTGCTGCGCGGCAACCACGACTACTGGTGGCCCACCGCCAGCCGGCTGCGTGCGGCCCTGCCCCCCGATCAGCTCGCGGTGGTCAACGACGCCGTGCGGCTCGGCAACGTGGTCATTGGCGGTTCGCGCGGCTGGCTGACCCCTGGCTACGAGCCGCTGAGTGCCGAAGACGAACGGCTGCTGACCCGCGAAGCCGAGCGCCTGCGCCTGAGCGTGGGGGCCGCCGAGCGGTTGCGGCAACCGGGCGACCATTTCATCCTAATGCTGCACTACCCTCCCGCCTCGCCGCCGTACCCGGCGAATCCGCTGATGAAGGTCGTGACCGAAGCTCGGCCCGACGTGGTGGTGTACGGCCACCTGCACGGCGTGCCCCCCGAACGGGCGATGAGCTACGTGGGCGGCATTCCGGCCCACCTCGTCGCTGCCGACGGCCTGCGCTTCCGGCCGCGGCTGCTGCTCGACACCGGGGAAGCGGCCCCCCCGACCTTCCAGCCCTGA
- a CDS encoding butyrate kinase, with the protein MIAHVINPGISGVKLACAVIEPGQNPAFPSHLQVSLTREELPLEAAPDELGLDALAERILEQTAAWPAPDAVVGRGGLMGRVPAGTYHVTPELARYVLENVSGSQPADDPNPGIGAPLALRVAQARGVPAYIVDPQSVDELLPEAHMTGVPGVRREARFHALNARAVARRAAYEVGKQFREARVVVAHLGVTTSVTAFDQGRAIDTTGTAPDGGPMGARQSGPLPTRAVIRLLQTQSESELLRLLTRGSGFFALTGTADLSEIERRQEQGEDSVVQTAIAAFVHQVCKAIGEQTAALPGRPDAVALTGGIARWDAVVDRIERRLAWVAPFIVLPGELELEALAEGAGRVLLGLEGVREWTPEGVTLRPAAPLVQVETVEEV; encoded by the coding sequence ATGATCGCGCACGTCATCAATCCGGGGATCAGCGGCGTCAAGCTCGCGTGTGCAGTGATTGAGCCGGGGCAAAACCCGGCCTTCCCCAGCCACTTGCAGGTGAGCCTGACCCGTGAGGAACTCCCGCTGGAGGCGGCGCCCGACGAACTCGGTCTGGACGCCCTGGCCGAGCGCATTCTGGAGCAGACTGCCGCGTGGCCCGCCCCCGACGCGGTGGTGGGACGCGGCGGCCTGATGGGCCGGGTGCCTGCCGGGACGTACCACGTCACCCCGGAACTCGCCCGCTACGTCCTTGAAAATGTCTCCGGCTCACAGCCTGCCGACGACCCCAATCCGGGCATAGGCGCGCCGCTGGCGCTGCGGGTGGCGCAGGCGCGTGGGGTGCCCGCCTACATCGTGGACCCGCAGAGCGTGGACGAACTGCTGCCCGAGGCCCACATGACCGGGGTGCCCGGCGTGCGCCGCGAGGCCCGCTTCCACGCCCTCAACGCCCGCGCCGTGGCCCGCCGCGCCGCCTACGAGGTCGGCAAGCAGTTCCGGGAAGCCCGCGTGGTGGTCGCACACCTCGGGGTGACCACCAGCGTCACGGCCTTCGACCAGGGCCGCGCCATCGACACTACGGGTACGGCTCCCGACGGTGGCCCGATGGGTGCCCGCCAGAGCGGTCCACTGCCCACCCGCGCCGTGATTCGGCTGCTCCAGACCCAGAGCGAGTCCGAGCTGCTGCGCCTGCTCACGCGCGGCAGCGGCTTTTTTGCCCTGACCGGAACGGCGGACCTCAGCGAAATCGAGCGCCGTCAGGAACAGGGTGAGGACAGCGTAGTGCAGACCGCCATCGCCGCGTTCGTGCATCAGGTGTGCAAGGCCATCGGGGAGCAGACGGCGGCGCTGCCGGGGCGCCCGGACGCGGTGGCGCTGACCGGCGGCATCGCCCGCTGGGACGCGGTGGTGGACCGCATCGAGCGTCGCCTCGCCTGGGTCGCGCCTTTCATCGTGCTGCCGGGTGAACTCGAACTCGAAGCGCTCGCTGAGGGCGCGGGCCGGGTGCTGCTCGGCCTCGAAGGGGTGCGCGAGTGGACCCCGGAAGGCGTCACCCTACGCCCCGCCGCGCCGCTGGTGCAGGTCGAAACGGTGGAGGAAGTCTGA